A single Triticum dicoccoides isolate Atlit2015 ecotype Zavitan chromosome 2A, WEW_v2.0, whole genome shotgun sequence DNA region contains:
- the LOC119356463 gene encoding protein FAR1-RELATED SEQUENCE 5-like, with product MDTPPPRMVLAPGSFTQLLLSFSSIPSQDPNLCWTQQEEQEYVGETDWTEGGNHCGGGIDTEDQFQSSPTIPDPTSPIYEADGEVNCENDDAKLRSPTPELRSPTPELDGYTWSGDECLESPLSEKTNKPNLVQSDQSRPNQCPWKRRIRRGKIPDQRQPKQGRVCALEKAMREFVQRKSGQVVAPEIGREFDSLAEAFEFYNLYSWEIGFGIRYGQSRTNAKKSRTVQDIVCGCAGSPKKENTKSIACNCQALIRLHRTADNGWYIHDFRSEHNHHLSSSCGEKLHWPSHRNIDTHTKDIVKHLRSNNIGITKVFCVIASFFGSMESVPFNKRALKYMCKRMNQETADDDIRKTVQLFSELKKNDPMFADSVLVDGDSKIQALMWTNGRSRYQYKMFGDAITFDTTYRTN from the exons ATGGATACGCCGCCGCCACGGATGGTCCTCGCGCCTGGATCGTTCACCCAACTACTTCTAAG CTTCTCCTCCATCCCTTCCCAAGATCCAAATCTCTGTTGGACCCAGCAAGAAGAACAAGAGTATGTGGGAGAGACAGATTGGACGGAGGGCGGAAACCATTGCGGGGGCGGCATCGACACCGAGGATCAATTTCAGTCCTCTCCCACCATACCAGATCCAACTTCCCCCATCTATGAGGCCGACGGCGAGGTGAATTGTGAGAACGACGATGCCAAGCTCCGCTCGCCAACGCCAGAGCTCCGCTCGCCAACGCCAGAGCTCGATGGATACACTTGGTCAGGAGATGAATGCTTGGAGTCGCCGTTGTCAGAGAAAACCAACAAGCCAAACCTGGTTCAGTCAGACCAATCTCGTCCTAACCAATGTCCATGGAAGAGAAG GATACGTCGTGGGAAAATACCAGATCAGCGGCAGCCTAAACAGGGAAGGGTCTGTGCGCTCGAAAAAGCAATGCGTGAATTTGTTCAAAGGAAGTCTGGACAAGTTGTCGCCCCTGAGATTGGAAGAGAGTTCGACTCACTTGCGGAGGCATTTGAATTTTATAATCTTTATTCTTGGGAGATTGGGTTTGGCATCAGATATGGTCAATCTAGGACAAATGCAAAGAAGAGCAGAACCGTTCAGGACATCGTTTGCGGCTGTGCG GGAAGTCCAAAGAAAGAAAACACAAAGTCAATAGCCTGCAACTGCCAAGCCTTGATCAGGCTACACCGCACAGCCGACAATGGATGGTATatacatgattttagatctgaacacaACCACCATTTGTCCTCATCGTGTGGCGAGAAACTACATTGGCCATCACACAGGAACAttgacacacacacaaaagatattgtCAAGCACTTGAGGAGCAACAACATTGGGATAACCAAGGTTTTTTGTGTCATCGCAAGCTTCTTTGGATCAATGGAGAGTGTACCATTTAACAAGAGAGCTCTCAAGTACATGTGCAAGAGGATGAACCAAGAAACTGCagatgatgacataaggaaaacagTTCAGCTCTTCTCTGAACTTAAGAAGAATGACCCAATGTTTGCTGACAGTGTTCTTGTCGACGGCGACAGCAAGATTCAGGCTCTTATGTGGACCAATGGAAGGAGTAGATACCAATACAAAATGTTTGGCGATGCAATCACATTCGACACAACATATCGTACAAACTAG